CACAATCCCGGACGGACGAAGCTCAAGACCCTGTGATTGATTCTATGACACGCTCAGACTGTTCTATGCTGCTATTGATGTGGATGGAAAATCATACTCACACGACATCCTCAAAATACGATGGGCAGAGACATTGTCCACCATCTCAAAAAAGTATCTGATCTCAACCATCAACTCTTTTCAAGGATTGACTCACGCCGAGAACTACACTCTTAATCGTAATGGCGTTCTTCTTGTATTGCCCAGACTTCGTGTGAACACTCGTACCCGTTTTCTTCGTCATTAACATTGAGTGTGACGTTCACTCTACTGGGCAACGCTTCAATGGCAGACTCGAACTCGAATTGCTCAGGTGGACAATATAAATAGGATCCATCGTCCCCACCGCTATTTGCTGCGATAATGTGGATCTCGATTCTGTATCCGTCGGCGGTTTGTCGGAGTACTGAACTGATCCAGTACGAGTCCGGATCTGAGAGGTCCACGTCGAGGCTGTCGTCCAGGTGATCGATAGCGGCGTCAGCAGCGGCGCTAGCGCATTCTTTTTCGATGTCATCCACATCGTCTACTGTCACCGCCGTTTCGATTGGTTCTGACCGGCCCTGTCCGGATCGAGGTGTGAGATCACATTCGTCGGAGTCATTATGATTGGTACTATTCGTATCTGAGTCGTCGCGCTCATCCCTGTTTTCACCAGTCTGATCATCATCGTCATCATCACTAAGACAGCCAGCGGTCAGAGCGATACCAACACTTCCGAGGAGCTTCCGACGAGTTGGAGGGAAAGACACGCCTAATATGTATGAGCTAGAAAATAATAAAATTTATCCTTTTTACCGTCGGCGAGAGTTACTCGAACTCGATCGAGCACACTCGCCAGCGCGCGCCACCGCAGTCGCCAGCGGAGCGGTGAGACTCGTTGCCCACGACCCGATGCTTGCTGCGATGTTACAATGTTACATTGTATACAATGTGACTACCACAACAATGTGACGCCCCACGGCACGCCCACTCGGCTGGCGCGGTGGTGCTGAGAAGAGCGCCCGGTTCCTACTCCTCGATTGTGCCGTAGCGTTCCTCGACCAGAGCGCTGTACCACGAGAGGAACTCCGCCTGACTGTGGCTCCCGGCGTCGATCTCCACGAGCAGGCCTTCGAGTTCGTCACGCGGCTGGTGACAGAGATCGTGGTCACAGGCTTTACAGAGGTGTTCGAACTCCTTTCCCGCGCGCTCCCACCGATCGCCGTACTTGTCGTATTCGCGCGCCTCCGACCGCGGCAGCGAACAGCCACAGGCGATGCAGGTGACTGACTCCTGTTTTGTCTTCCGGGAACCCCACATGGCTCTACGTTAGCGCGACGCATACTTAGCGTTTGCCGGATCCATCAGCATCCGGGGCGTTTATGCGCGCTCCGGCGTTGGTGTGGAGTATGGAAATCAACTCCCGGCATCACCTGCGTAGCGACGGGGTGTCAGAACTGGAACGCGCCGTCGCCGAGGGACTGGGCGTGGAGATCGATGGCGATACGTACGAGCTCGTCGAACTGGCCGACTCGAAGTTCGATCTCGTGCTGGTCGACGGCGAACCCTCGGTGCTGTACGTTGACGACGAGCCATTCCTCACGGTCCGGGGTGCAAACCGCTTCGAGCCCGAGACACACGTCGTCACGGTCGACAGCGGTGCGATCTCTTTCGTCAGCGACGGCGCGGACGTGATGCGGCCCGGGATCGTCGAGGCCGACGACGACATCGAAACCGACGATCTGGTCGCGATCGCCGAGGAAAACCACGGCAAGGTGCTCGCTATTGGTCGCGCCCTGGTCGAAGGGTCGGAGATGGCCGGCGATCAGGGGAAAGTCGTCGAGTCGGTCCACCACGTTGGCGACGATCTCTACGAGTTCGTCGTCTGAATCGAGCGGCCGCCGGATACCCACTACTGTCTCGGGTTGTGGACGACGAGATCCGGGACGTGTTCGAACCCGGTGTCAGCCGTCACCAGCGCAACATCGTCCGACCGGGCGACACCTGCGATCAGCGTATCGAACGAACCGATCTTCTGGCCGTTGTCCGCGAGCTCTCGTTCGATCGCCGCCGCTTCAATTGTCGCCTCCTCTGTTAGCGGCACCGTTGTCGTCCACGAGAGCGCATCGATCGCGTCCGAGATCGCGTCGATGCCGCGCTGGCGTGCGACGCCGACGTAGAGTTCGTACAGTGCTGGCGCTGGAACGCCCGCGGTTCGAGCCATGGTCGGGTTCCGATCGAGATGTTCGAGTGCGTACTGCGCTTCTTGCAGATAGTCGATCAGAAAACTCGTGTCAAAATAGCTCATCCTGATCTGCCTCGAACTCCGCGTCGACTTCCCGTTCGAGCGCCTCGATTTCACCGTCGAGGTCGCTATCGGCAAAGGCACCGAACCCGTCACGCCACGGCGCGTCGGAGCCAGCGGTCGCCAGCCGCCACCATACGATCGTCCGCGCACCGACTTCTTTTCCCGCCACGTATCCATCATCTCGGAGCCCTTTCAGCCGCTCCCGGACCGCCCGCGATCCGATCGGCAGGTCGGCTGCGATCTCGCTGGCAGTCAGTACAGGGTCGTCCGTCCGCTCGAACGCCCGCAAGAGCTCCTCGTCCGACGTATGGCGGGTGAACCGTCCTCCATCGTCATGACCCGGATCGCTCATGGGTGGATTTCTGTCCGTATCGTATATAAACACTCGCACGTCAGCGGTTCTGGAAACATGAACATCCAACGTCGGAAACGGTGGCGGGAGTGCGACCCCGTGGCTATCGGGGTCTGATCGGTAGACTGTAAAAATGGGGCCCGTTACTCCCGCAGCGCGTCCTCGCGCTCGGTCGCTTCGAGCGTCTCCTCCTCGATGTGGGTCGCGACGACCGCGGGCTTGAACGCGCCGCCGTCTATCATCTCGTGCTCGCTCACCGAGGATTCGACGAAGCGCTGGAACGCACGACGGTTCGCAGGGAGTTCACCGTAGAGCACCTCCTCCTCGACGAGATCGTAGACCGGAATGCGTGGCGTCAGGAGTGTGTTCTCGCCGACGACGCTGTTCTCGCCGACGACAAAGCCGCTGGTGACGCGACAGCCAGCGCCGAGCGAAACGCCGTCCTCAACAATCACCGGGGCGTCCTCGACGGGTTCGAGCACGCCGCCGATTAGCGTGTTCGCACCGAGTTTGACGTTCTCGCCGATCTGGGCACAGGAGCCGACGGTGTCGGCGGAGTCGATCAGCGTCCCGTCGCCGACGTGCGCGCCGATGTTGACGAAACTCGGCGACATCATGATGCAGTCCTCGCCGAGATATGCGCCGCGGCGGATCGTCGTTCCGTCAGGCGTGTTCCGCGTGCCGCGATCGTTTAGGTCGTCAGTCTTGCGCAGCGGCAGGACGTCGTGATAGGTGACGCCGCCGTACTCCCGTTCGGCGGTGTGGCGAAGGCCGAAATTGAGCAGGATGCCCTGCTTGACCCACTCGTTGGCAATCCACTCCTCACCCTGCTTCTCAGCGGCCCGAACGTCGCCCGCTTCTAGCGCGGCGAGGAACTCGTCGAGTACGGTCAGGTCTTCCGCGCTCGCGTCGTCAGCCGTCAGTCCGTCCTGTTTTCGCTGCCAGAGGTCTTCGACGTCTGTCTGCAGACTCATGACTCGTCGATTACCGCTCCGAAGGTATACCAGTCAGGATTTCGACCGGCGACCCACGCCGCGGCGTCGAGCGCCCCTGCCGCGAAGACGCCCCGATCCTCGGCGCGATGGGAGAGCGAGAGCACCTCGTCGTTGCCCGCCAGCACGAGTTCGTGCTCGCCGCGGATGTCGCCCGCACGTCGAACGAGGACGCCGATTTCGTCATCCTCGCGGGGGGCGTGGCCCTCGCGCCCGTAGACCGGTTCGACGTCCCGTTCTTCCTGAACGGTGTCGAGGATCGTCTTCGCGGTGCCAGAGGGCGCGTCTATCTTCTGGTTGTGATGGGTCTCCATCAGTTCGAGGTCGTAGCCCTCCAGCGCGTCGACGGCCTCGCTGACGGTTCTGAGGAGCACCTGAATCCCCCGCGAGAAGTTCGTTGCTTTGAGCACGGGGACCGACTCGCTGGTCGCTCGCAGGTCGGCCAGCCCGTCCTCGTCAAAGCCGGTTGTCCCGACGACGAGTGCGACGCCGTGCTCGACGCAGGAGTCGACGATGCCCAGTGTCGCATCGGGGACGGTAAAGTCGATTATCGCGTCCGGTTCGTACTCCGCGAACGCCGTGGCGGCGTCATCCGGATCGACAACCGGTACGCCGTCGATTTCTGCCGCGTCGGCGACATCGATCCCCACGACGACCTCCAGATCGTCTCGGGCCGCTGCCGTCTCGATGACCGTCTGGCCCATCCGACCGGCAGCGCCGTTGACCGCGATTGGCGTCGGTTCGCCGGTTCCCTCGCTCATCGGTCGGCCTCCGCGAGGTCGGCTGCTGCTTCGCCGTCCAGCTCCGTCAGGATCGCGGCGAGTTCATCGCGGTGCTCTTCCGAAAGCCGTGTCAGCGGCGAGCGAACGATCGGCTTCGCGTGTCCGCGAATGTGCATCGCCTCGGCGACCGGGATCGGGTTCGTTTCGGTAAAGAGTGCGCGTGTCAGCGGTGCGAGTTCGTGATGGAGCGCCCGCGCTCGTTCGTAGTCACCGGAAAGGGCTGCACCGACCATCGCGCAGGTGCGCTCGGGTTCGACGTTCGCGACGACGCTGACCGCCCCGCTGGCCCCGATCGAGAGCATCGGAAGGGTCAGGCCGTCGTCGCCAGAGACGACGGTGAACTCCTCCTCGCGCGTGCGCTCGATAATCTCCGAGATCTGGTTGAGGTCGCCGCTTGCCGCCTTCAGGCCCGCGATATTCTCATGGGCTGCGAGTTCGACGACCGTGTCAGCCTCGACGTTCTGGCCCGTCCGAGAGGGGACGTTGTACAGGAGCTGTGGCAGGTCGACCGCGTCGGCGACCGCCCGATAGTGCTCGATGAGGCCCTGCTGTTCCGGCCTGTTGTAGTACGGCGAAATAAGGAGGAGACCGTCAGCGCCAGCATCCGCGGCGCGTTCGGACAGCTCCAGCGCCTCGCGGGTGTTGTTGCTCCCGGTGCCCGCGATGACCGGTACGTCCTCGACGGCGTCGACGACCGTCTCGACGACCTCGACGTGCTCGTCGTGGCTCAGGGTCGCACTTTCGCCCGTGGAGCCGACGGGGACCAGCCCGTCGACGCCAGCGGTTTCAAGTCGCTGGGCGTCCGCTCGCAGTTGGTCGTGATCGATGCTCTCGTCGTCGTTGAACGGCGTCACCATCGCTGGCAGAACGCCGTGGAAAGGGTTCGGTGTCATGTCTGGTATATTGTGATCGGTCGGTATCAATCGATCCATCCGCGGTCGAGGACCGGCCCGCGACGAGCTTGCTACGCTCGCCGGGAGCCGCTATCGACCGTGTTTTTTCAGAAAGGCGACGGCGTACTCGCTCGATGTCCGCGCGGACGAGCCGAGTCGTCGAACGAGTCCGTACACAGTAGAGAGTGTCCGAGTGCCGAAACTTATTCGTTGTGTTTGCGGCCCGGATAGTATGTCGGATGTTGTCACAGTGCGTCGCTGCCATACGACTTATAGGTCGTCGACAGCTATCCGCAGGTATGCGACACATAGGTCTCAAGATCCGGATGGCGATCGTCAGCACCATCCTGTTTGCGTTCTTCTCGCTGGCTGCACTCGTCGCAGTCGTCGCGTTCGGCTTGCCGCTCTGGCTAGTCGGAATTCTGACGGTCGCGTTCATCGGGGTCCAGTACCTGCTGGGAACGAAAATGGCGTTGCGAAGTGTCGGAGCCGAAGATATGTCCGAAGAGGAGTATCCCCAGATTCACCAGACGGTGGAGTCGCTCTCGCGCGATATGGGGATCAAAAAGCCCCGGCTGATGGTCGCGAGTATGGGCACACCCAACGCCTTCGCGACCGGCCGCAAGGGGAAGGGAACGGTCGTGATCTCGACCGAACTGATGCAGGTACTCGACCGCGAGGAGCTCAATGGCGTGATCGCCCACGAGCTGGCACACATCCGCAACCGCGACGTCGTAACGATGACTATCGGGCAGTCGATCGCCGCGATCGTCGGGATCGCCGCCCAGTGGGTCGTCCTCTTCACCGGCGAGCGATCCATTGCGAACTACGTGCTCGCCTTCGTCGTGGGGATGATCACACAGATGCTCGTGATGGTCTTCGTCATGGCCATCTCGCGGTACCGCGAGTACGTCGCCGACGCCGACGCCGCGGACGCGATCGGTAACGGTGAACCGCTCGCGCGAGCGCTCGAAAAGATCCAGCGGAGCGCAGAACGCACCGACGCCGAAATGGACGATTCCGTCGCCGCACTCTGTATCTCGGGTGGCGCCGCAAAGAAGCTGCTCTCGACGCATCCCTCGACCGAAGAGCGGATCTCGCGGCTGCGAAACCGCCGGTAGACGCCAACCGACTCCCGTTCTTTATGTACTGGCCCGCACAAGAACCGGCATGAGCGAGATCCATCCGGGTCAGCGCGTCGCCGTTCTCGTCGACGCGCAGAACCTCTATCATAGCGCACAGAGCCTCTACAGTAACAATATCGATTACTCCTCGCTGCTCGAAAAGAGCGTCCAGGACCGCGAGCTAACACGCGCCATCGCGTACGTCATTCGCGCCGACTCGCCCGAGGAAGAGAGCTTCTTCGACGCACTCACTGACATTGGCTTCGAGACGAAGATCAAAGACATCAAAACGTTCAGTGACGGCTCGAAGAAGGCCGACTGGGACGTCGGGATGAGCCTCGACGCGGTGACACTCGCCGAGCACGTCGATACGATCGTGCTCTGTACTGGCGACGGCGACTTCTCGCGACTCTGCTCGCACATGCGTCACGAGGGCGTTCGCGTCGAAGTGATGGGATTCGAGTCCTCGACTGCCGAGGAGCTAAAAGAGGCTGCTGACTCCTTTGTCAATCTGAGCGAGCGGACAGAGACGTTTCTGCTCTAGTCAGCGAACGTGGAGAACTGTCCGGCCGTCTAGACCGCTCGTCCTTCGCCGGACGTCCCGACGAGCAGGGACCCAGCCGCCATCGCGATCGCGGCCACACCTGCGAGGATCGCGGGAACTCCGGAGTCGAGCGATCCGGTTGCGAGAAGAATAATGCTGCTGATCGCAATGAGAACCGCACCTGCCGCAACTTTCGTAGTATCCATTTGTATACCAGCCAGTGTGGGCTTCTAGTTTATAGGTTTCCCCTTTTGGCCGACAGTTTGTGTATTGGTAACTACCCACATAATCTGCGGATGGCAGTTCCGTCCCGCTGTGGAATGTCGAAGCGCTTTCACGCGCCGACGCCCTTGACTCGACAATGAGCGACGACGCGGATACCGGACTCGGCGAGGACGGCGAGCATCTCCGGACTGTCGCCGGCTACCAGTTCGGTGGCGGGGCAGGGCCAGCACTGTTTCCCGAAGACGGACGGTTCACGATCAAACGCAGCAGCTCGGGCAGGCCACAGCAGGTGATCGGCGAGTCGGATCGGATCGTCTCGTTGAACGTCGACGGGCGGTACACGCTCGGTATCGAGGGGGGGAAACGGCTCCTCGCGCTAGCCGACCCACGGAATCGCGTGGTCGTCGGCGACGAGAGCGAACCGTTCGTGCGTGACGGCAAGAACGTCTTCGCGAAATTCGTCGACCGGGTGGACGGCGACCTCCGCCCGGGCGACGAGGCGCTGGTCGTCCACGAGAACGGTGACCTGCTCGCTGTCGGTCGCGCCGAGCTATCGGCCGACGCCATGTGTGATTTCGAGACCGGGATGGCGGTAAAGGTCCGTGAGGGAGCCACCGAGGAGTCGTAGCGAGCGGACGGAACGGTTTTGACGGTCGGCGCGCGTTCGTTTGATCGTGAGCGAGCGCATCCAGTACGACTCCGAGTTCGCCTTCGAGCTTCGGGTCTGTTACTGGGCGGAACGCGAGTGGCCGCCGATCGGGACGCTTGAGGACGACACGATCGCACTGGTCGCGCGGCAGTTGGGGACGAAACGGCGACGCTGGGACACCATTGTTGTCGAGACGACCGCCGCGGCGCTCGAACAGCGTGCGACCTTCGGGACCGAACGGCTGGACGACGACCTGCGCTACGTCCTCCGCTCCGCGCCCGAGGAGTGGACCTTCTACCGTGATGCGCTTCCGGAGCCCGACTACCCGTGGCGGTACGTCCGCGAGACGATCCACGAGGCCGACGACCGGGGGATTCTGGACGTCCGAAAGTCGGGCAACCGGATCGAGATCAGGCGACAGTATCGCTATCCGGAGTGGGTCGACCGAATCGTCGCCATCGAGAACAAGCCGGATCTGGACGCGAGCGCGGCGAGCGCGTTACAGCCCCAACTCGAACGGGATGTCGCGCTGGGGCTGGCCGACGAGGCGTGGGTGGCGACCCGTGCAACCGACGCCGCAGTCTCACCTGTCCTGTTTGAGGACCTCCCAGTGGAGGCGGGCGTACTGGAAGTCGATCCCACAGCGCTCTCGGCGTCGGTCGCCTGGCACGCTCAGGCGCTCGAACCGGCGGCACCGGGAACGCGGATCACGGACCGTGGCGGTGGGCACTCCTCATTCGACCAGTCGGCGGCGACGTTCGAGTACGTCTCGCCCGATCGAAAAGCGACGCTCCGGTATCGGATCGCAGAACGAGCCTACGAACGCGGCTGGCGGGCGTTCATCGACACAATGCGATCGGACTGTCGGTGGTTTGGCCCGCGTGAACGCGACGGGCAGGTGCTCCCCTGGTGTGGCTCGCACTGTCGCGTCCAGACCGCAAGCGAGTGTTCCGGATCCTGTCCAGCCTTCGAGCCGGAACCGCCAGCATGGCGGCAGCACAGTTGGCCGATCGACGGAGGGCCGGGGAAGACGGTGGAGCGGTTGCTCGCCGCTCGGCGTGCTCGGCTTCGTGGGACCAAAAAATCGTGATGCGCTCAGCGCGAGGGGCCAGTGATTGCCGTTTACTGGCGGCAAACGTCGGTAAGCGTTGTATTCACACTTCGTTTCATTCACCGTTCTCCTCTTCGCCGTTCATCTCGTCGTCTTCCTCACCGTTCTCCTCTTCGCCGTTCATCTCGTCGTCTTCCTCACCGTTCATCTCGTCGTCCATGTCCTCGTTGTCGACAGTGAGAAGGAGATCGAACTCCTCGTCGACCGGTGCCGCTTCCGGTTCGAGGTAGCCCACTGCAAACGCGGAGTAGACCAACCCGGACTCGGTTTCGACCGGGAACTCCGCGACAGCCTCCTCTTCGCCTGCCGCCCGGATTTCGAGCGTGTACTCGCCTGCGGGTACTTCGACGGCTCCGGCTTCACCGAAGTCGACGTCTTCGAGCAGGACATCGCCGTTGGCTGCGATGTCGACTGCCGGAGCATCGGGTGACGCGTGGACTGCCCGGACACGGGCGTCCTCTCCCGGATCTTCGAGGTCGTCCTCGTAGGTCTCGACCGCGAACTCCTGGGTTCCCTCCTCGTCGAGTTCGCCGATGGCTGCTGCGGTGAACGCTCCTGCAGGCAGCTCGACGTCCTCGTTGAACACTTCGGTCTCCTCGTCACCGGCCGCCGTGATCCGGATGTTGTACGTATCGGGCTCCAGTTCGAGGTAGTCGCTGACCGCCCGGAACGGGACGTCTTCGAGCGTCGGTTCGTCGTCGACGTAGACATCGACGTTCGGGGCGTCGGGCGAGAGGTGGGCCACGCGAAGCATAGCCATCTCGTCTTCTTCTTCTTCCTCTTCCTCCTCTTCCTCTTCCTCCTCTTCCTCTTCTTCCTCCTCTTCTTCCTCTGGGTCCTCTTCTTCTTCGGGATCCGCTTCGGGATCTTCCTCTTCCGGATCGTCCGCCGCGTCGGTACAGCCTGCAAGGGTTCCGAACACTATCGCACCACCCGTCGCTTTCAGAATCGTCCGCCTCTGTCTGTCTGGTTTCATAACGACGTATACAGGTAGGGAAATCACACGGATCAACGATTTCCGAACTCTGGCCCTGATCTCTCCAAATTCTCTCCGGTATGGCCTCCTTGTGTATACAAATCCGTGCTTACGAGTACAGCGGCCAGACGCCCGAGCAAGTACCTGGTGTGTACTTATATCGCCTCCATCAGTACGTTGGAGCCAGATGAACGCCGATCTCTGGTACGTCTTCGGCAGGAGTCGCGGGGGGCCGAACCGCCTTCGGCTCGTCCGAGCTCTCGACCACAGGCCGAGAAACGCGAACCAGCTCGCGAAGGCGCTCGACCTCGATTACACGACGGTCAGACACCACCTGGACGTGCTCATGCAACACGGTGTCGTCTCGAAGACCGACGACGAGTACGGGGCAGTTTACGAGCCGAGCGAGTCCGCCAGAGAGCACTGGGGGACAATCGAGGAGATCGAGAGACAGCGAAGCGAAGTGGAGACACCCGACACGGTGTAGCTCAGTCCGACCGTTCGACGTCCAGCTCGTCCCGATCGACGCTCAGGCGGAACGTCGGCACGCTACGGTACACGACCTCGACGACACCTTTGCGACGCAGACTCTGGAGTGCCGAGCGAACGTCCTCCGTGTCGGGATCGATATCGTGGGCATCCCGTAGCGCGTGGAGCACGGAAACGACGCTCTGTGAGCGCTCATCCGGCCCGGCGAGCACGCCGAGAACCTGTGCCTGCAGTTCGGGGACGCGAACCAGACTCGGCACGTCGTCTTCGTCCGACTCGATCCCCGGTTCGACGTCGACGAGGTCGTTTGCCTCACTCGTCGCGCGGATCAGGCTGTTGTCGTCCCGATAATAGTAGTCGCCAAGCTCCGACTCGAGGTAGCTATGGACCTCGCTCCCGCTCTCTACCCCCCACCGCTCCTGTAGCTCGCTGTTTTTCGTCGGCTGTAACTCTACGACATCTGCGAGGCGGTCGCGAGCCTCCTCCGAAAGCGTCATTGAGTCGTGCTATCGACACCGTGGTACTTGCCAGTTCTGGATCCCTGCAGACGTGTCACCGAAGCCACCACATCCACGTATGTCTGTGTCTCACGTACTACCGGTATGGGACGTGAAGTCCGACTCAGTCATCTCGATGCACTGTTTGGCGAACTCGACTATCCGATCACACCGGCGGCGGCAGCGGCCGAATTCGACGACGTAACGCTTCGCCTCGCAGATGGCGAAGAAAACCTCGGCGAGCTCGTTGCTGACCTGCCCGACGAACAGTACCGGTCGTCGGGCGGGTTGATGACGGACATTCACAACACGCTCCCAAGAGGGGCAGTCGGCGAGCCGTTTCAGTCCGAGGGCGACGGCTAATCCCGCAGGGCGTCGACCGGTCGCTCGCTCGCCGCCTTCCAGGCCGGATAGAGCCCGCTCAGTAAGCTGACC
This sequence is a window from Natranaeroarchaeum aerophilus. Protein-coding genes within it:
- a CDS encoding PUA domain-containing protein, which encodes MSDDADTGLGEDGEHLRTVAGYQFGGGAGPALFPEDGRFTIKRSSSGRPQQVIGESDRIVSLNVDGRYTLGIEGGKRLLALADPRNRVVVGDESEPFVRDGKNVFAKFVDRVDGDLRPGDEALVVHENGDLLAVGRAELSADAMCDFETGMAVKVREGATEES
- the dapB gene encoding 4-hydroxy-tetrahydrodipicolinate reductase, which encodes MSEGTGEPTPIAVNGAAGRMGQTVIETAAARDDLEVVVGIDVADAAEIDGVPVVDPDDAATAFAEYEPDAIIDFTVPDATLGIVDSCVEHGVALVVGTTGFDEDGLADLRATSESVPVLKATNFSRGIQVLLRTVSEAVDALEGYDLELMETHHNQKIDAPSGTAKTILDTVQEERDVEPVYGREGHAPREDDEIGVLVRRAGDIRGEHELVLAGNDEVLSLSHRAEDRGVFAAGALDAAAWVAGRNPDWYTFGAVIDES
- the dapA gene encoding 4-hydroxy-tetrahydrodipicolinate synthase; the encoded protein is MTPNPFHGVLPAMVTPFNDDESIDHDQLRADAQRLETAGVDGLVPVGSTGESATLSHDEHVEVVETVVDAVEDVPVIAGTGSNNTREALELSERAADAGADGLLLISPYYNRPEQQGLIEHYRAVADAVDLPQLLYNVPSRTGQNVEADTVVELAAHENIAGLKAASGDLNQISEIIERTREEEFTVVSGDDGLTLPMLSIGASGAVSVVANVEPERTCAMVGAALSGDYERARALHHELAPLTRALFTETNPIPVAEAMHIRGHAKPIVRSPLTRLSEEHRDELAAILTELDGEAAADLAEADR
- a CDS encoding NYN domain-containing protein, which produces MSEIHPGQRVAVLVDAQNLYHSAQSLYSNNIDYSSLLEKSVQDRELTRAIAYVIRADSPEEESFFDALTDIGFETKIKDIKTFSDGSKKADWDVGMSLDAVTLAEHVDTIVLCTGDGDFSRLCSHMRHEGVRVEVMGFESSTAEELKEAADSFVNLSERTETFLL
- a CDS encoding PIN domain-containing protein, yielding MSYFDTSFLIDYLQEAQYALEHLDRNPTMARTAGVPAPALYELYVGVARQRGIDAISDAIDALSWTTTVPLTEEATIEAAAIERELADNGQKIGSFDTLIAGVARSDDVALVTADTGFEHVPDLVVHNPRQ
- a CDS encoding RNA-binding protein; the encoded protein is MEINSRHHLRSDGVSELERAVAEGLGVEIDGDTYELVELADSKFDLVLVDGEPSVLYVDDEPFLTVRGANRFEPETHVVTVDSGAISFVSDGADVMRPGIVEADDDIETDDLVAIAEENHGKVLAIGRALVEGSEMAGDQGKVVESVHHVGDDLYEFVV
- a CDS encoding DUF5797 family protein; the encoded protein is MTLSEEARDRLADVVELQPTKNSELQERWGVESGSEVHSYLESELGDYYYRDDNSLIRATSEANDLVDVEPGIESDEDDVPSLVRVPELQAQVLGVLAGPDERSQSVVSVLHALRDAHDIDPDTEDVRSALQSLRRKGVVEVVYRSVPTFRLSVDRDELDVERSD
- a CDS encoding DUF5787 family protein, which produces MSERIQYDSEFAFELRVCYWAEREWPPIGTLEDDTIALVARQLGTKRRRWDTIVVETTAAALEQRATFGTERLDDDLRYVLRSAPEEWTFYRDALPEPDYPWRYVRETIHEADDRGILDVRKSGNRIEIRRQYRYPEWVDRIVAIENKPDLDASAASALQPQLERDVALGLADEAWVATRATDAAVSPVLFEDLPVEAGVLEVDPTALSASVAWHAQALEPAAPGTRITDRGGGHSSFDQSAATFEYVSPDRKATLRYRIAERAYERGWRAFIDTMRSDCRWFGPRERDGQVLPWCGSHCRVQTASECSGSCPAFEPEPPAWRQHSWPIDGGPGKTVERLLAARRARLRGTKKS
- a CDS encoding DUF4397 domain-containing protein — its product is MFGTLAGCTDAADDPEEEDPEADPEEEEDPEEEEEEEEEEEEEEEEEEEEEEDEMAMLRVAHLSPDAPNVDVYVDDEPTLEDVPFRAVSDYLELEPDTYNIRITAAGDEETEVFNEDVELPAGAFTAAAIGELDEEGTQEFAVETYEDDLEDPGEDARVRAVHASPDAPAVDIAANGDVLLEDVDFGEAGAVEVPAGEYTLEIRAAGEEEAVAEFPVETESGLVYSAFAVGYLEPEAAPVDEEFDLLLTVDNEDMDDEMNGEEDDEMNGEEENGEEDDEMNGEEENGE
- a CDS encoding 2,3,4,5-tetrahydropyridine-2,6-dicarboxylate N-succinyltransferase, which encodes MSLQTDVEDLWQRKQDGLTADDASAEDLTVLDEFLAALEAGDVRAAEKQGEEWIANEWVKQGILLNFGLRHTAEREYGGVTYHDVLPLRKTDDLNDRGTRNTPDGTTIRRGAYLGEDCIMMSPSFVNIGAHVGDGTLIDSADTVGSCAQIGENVKLGANTLIGGVLEPVEDAPVIVEDGVSLGAGCRVTSGFVVGENSVVGENTLLTPRIPVYDLVEEEVLYGELPANRRAFQRFVESSVSEHEMIDGGAFKPAVVATHIEEETLEATEREDALRE
- a CDS encoding DUF7562 family protein; the encoded protein is MWGSRKTKQESVTCIACGCSLPRSEAREYDKYGDRWERAGKEFEHLCKACDHDLCHQPRDELEGLLVEIDAGSHSQAEFLSWYSALVEERYGTIEE
- a CDS encoding M48 family metalloprotease, with amino-acid sequence MRHIGLKIRMAIVSTILFAFFSLAALVAVVAFGLPLWLVGILTVAFIGVQYLLGTKMALRSVGAEDMSEEEYPQIHQTVESLSRDMGIKKPRLMVASMGTPNAFATGRKGKGTVVISTELMQVLDREELNGVIAHELAHIRNRDVVTMTIGQSIAAIVGIAAQWVVLFTGERSIANYVLAFVVGMITQMLVMVFVMAISRYREYVADADAADAIGNGEPLARALEKIQRSAERTDAEMDDSVAALCISGGAAKKLLSTHPSTEERISRLRNRR
- a CDS encoding ArsR/SmtB family transcription factor, with product MNADLWYVFGRSRGGPNRLRLVRALDHRPRNANQLAKALDLDYTTVRHHLDVLMQHGVVSKTDDEYGAVYEPSESAREHWGTIEEIERQRSEVETPDTV